The genomic region TGTCCTCGGCCTCGCCGATCACTTCGATATCGACTTCCGACGACAGGATCATGCGCATGCCCGAGCGCACCAGTGCATGGTCGTCGACGATGAAAACCCGGATGGTCATTCCCCTGCCCTCCGTTGGCCCCTGCGGAGCTGCCCTTGTGGTACGGCCTCCCCGTCCACCTGCGAGGCTACGTGCCCGCCCGGCCACATGCAAGCCGGGCCGTGCGGGAAGTACTCCGGATGCATCACACTGCGGCATCCAATCGACCACGCCAGACGCATGCGCCATCTCAATGCCTTCACGGCCACCGCGGTCCTCGTACTGCTCACCGCCTGCGCCAGCCGACCTGTATCGCACCCGGCACCCGCGCTCTCGCCAGCCGCTTCCGGCTGGCAGGCCGCCGTAACCGCGATCGCCGCTGGCGGCGACAACGGCGGGCGCGGCCAGGCCATCGTGCAACGGCTCGATACGCTGGGCATCGACTGGAGACGACAGGATTTCGAGATCGATGGCTTTCGTGGTGCAAACCTCCTTGCCGACATCGGCGGCCCGGCCGACGCTCCGGTGCTCCTGCTTGGCGCCCACTTCGACAAGGTCGATGCCGGTGACGGCGTGACCGACAACGCCTCCGGCAGCGCGGTGGTACTGGCGCTGGCGGAACGCTTCCGACAACAGCCGCTGGTCCGCCATCAGGTCGCAATCGCATTCTGGGACCTGGAGGAGCGTGGCCTGCTCGGCTCCCGCGCACATATTGCCCAGGGCAGCGAACAGCCGGTGCTCTACGTCAATTTCGATGTGTTCGGTTGGGGCGACACGCTGTGGATGATGACGCCCGATCCCGACTCGCCGCTCACCGTCTCCACCCGTACCGCCGCCAATGCCGCCGGTCTGGGCCTGACCACAGGCGGGCAATACCCGCCGACCGATCACGAAGCCTTCCTCAAGGCCGGATGGCCGGCGAACTCGTATTCGCTGGTCGACGCCGACGAAATCGCCGGCATTCTCGCCATGTACAAGGGCGACACGCCCGGCCAGGTACCAAAAGTGATGGAGGTGATCCATAGCGACGGCGACACGCTCGCGGCTGTCGACCCGGAGGCCGTCGCTCGCGGCATCGACGTGGTCGAAGTGGCATTGCGGAATTGGGATGCGGAAGGCGGAACCACAGGCGCGAACGACTGACCTGTCCCCGGGGTATCTTGGTCACTGCGGCACTCCGCGGACGTCCCCCATTCCCTTGCGCTTACGCACCGGGCAGTCTGAATGCCGCCCTCGCCCGCTCGACCTGGGTCCGGGTCACGCAACCTTCGACGTGATCGTTGATCAGTCCCATCGCCTGCATGAAGGCGTAGGCGGTGGTCGGGCCAACGAAGCGCCAGCCGCGTTTCTTGAGGTCCTTCGACATCGCGACCGACGCCGGCGAGGTCGAAGCGGTCTGCGGGCTCGCGAGCGATGCGGGGTTCGGCTCCCAGCGCCAGAAATACGCCGCCAGCGAGCCTTCCTGCCTGGCGAGCTCCACCGCCCGCCCGGCGTTGTTGATCACCGCTTCGATCTTGCCGCGATGGCGCACGATGCCGGCATCCGTCAGCAAGCGCTCGACATCGCGCTCGTCGTATCGGGCGATACGGGTGAAATCGAACCGATGGAAGGCCGTGCGGAAGTTCTCGCGCTTGGCAAGGATGGTGCGCCAGCTCAGGCCGGACTGGAAACCTTCCAGACACAGCTTCTCGAACAGGCGCCGGTCGTCATCGACCGGGAAGCCCCACTCGTGGTCGTGGTAGTCGAAGAACTGCGGCGAGGCGGCACACCAGCGGCATCGCGGTTTGCCGTCGGGGCCGGGGATGGTTGCGGTCATGCGTCAACTCCATTTGCGGGCTGGTACACACGATACGCAAAACGGCGCGCATGTCCTCTGAAAGCGGGGGTGGGATGGACTCAGGCCCGCGGCACGGAGTTCTCATCAAGGTCCGACAACCGCACGTGCGCGTTTCCGGGGTATAGGGATCGCGCCCCGCTCGTGCGACAATACGGCGCTTCGGCCGCATCTCCGGCCGGCAACAATCAATGGATGGGTGGCCGAGTGGTTGAAGGCACCGGTCTTGAAAACCGGCAACGGGCAACCGTTCGTGGGTTCGAATCCCACCCCATCCGCCAGATACGCAGAGCGCCCCGAAAGGGGCGTTTTGCGTATCTGGCGGATGGGTCCGCTCAGGCCTTTGCCGGTATCGCGTTGCGGGCAAGCTCGAGCGTTTCCTCCTGGCTGCAGGGGCGGCCCTTGATGTCGACACACTGCAGGCGATCGGCCTCGACCAGACCCGGCACCTTCTCGGCGAGGAAGTCGATGAACACCCGTACCGCTGGCAGCATGCCGCGGCGCGATGCGAACACCGCGTGGAAGATGCCCTGCGGCAGGCGCCAGTCCGGCAGCACCACCTCCAGCTCGCCGTTGCGGACAGCCTCCGAGCAGATCGTCTCCGGCAGCATGGTGATGCCCACACCCTGCTTGGCCAGCGCCATCAGCATCGGGAAGTCGAAGCCGGCCACGCGCGGCTTGATCTCGACCCGGCGCACCGCACCATCGGGTCCGTGCAGTTCCCAGCGCTGGCGCGCTTCGTCCTCATCCATGCTCAGGGTGATGTGGTCGGCCAGGGAGTCGGGATCGCCCGGACGCCCCATCTTGCGCAGATAGTCGGGACTGGCGACCAGCAACTCCTGGATCTGGCCGAAGCTGCGCATCACCAGGCTGCCGTCGTCATCGAGTCGCGAACGCACGCGCAGGGCGACGTCGATGCCCTCGTTGATCACGTCCACGCGCCGGTTGGTGACGTGCAGTTGCACCCGCACCTTCGGATGCAGGGCCAGGAACTCGGGCAGCAACTTCGGCATCATCTGCTGCGCCGCACTGACCGGCACGCTGACCCGGATCACGCCGCGCGGTTCGGCACTGAGCCGGTCCACCGCCTCGCGCGCGGCCTGCGCTTCGGCCAGCATCGCCTGGACATGGCGGTAGACGCTGTTGCCGACATCGGTCACCGCGAAGCGGCGCGTGGAACGTTGCAACAGGCGTACGCCCATGTCGGTCTCGAGCTGGCTGATCCGACGGCTCAGGCGCGATTTGGGGATGCCGAGGGCACGCTCGGCGGCGGCGAAACCTGAATGCTCGACCACCATCGCGAAGTAGTAGAGGTCGTTGAGATCGTACATGGCCATATTTCCGAAAATAGAACGATTCGTGGCATTTACCTATATTAATCCCGAAATTGCAACATCATAGAGTGACCTCACCGCGGCACCTGCCGCACCCGACCAATCGAGGCCCG from Lysobacter alkalisoli harbors:
- a CDS encoding DNA-3-methyladenine glycosylase I; translation: MTATIPGPDGKPRCRWCAASPQFFDYHDHEWGFPVDDDRRLFEKLCLEGFQSGLSWRTILAKRENFRTAFHRFDFTRIARYDERDVERLLTDAGIVRHRGKIEAVINNAGRAVELARQEGSLAAYFWRWEPNPASLASPQTASTSPASVAMSKDLKKRGWRFVGPTTAYAFMQAMGLINDHVEGCVTRTQVERARAAFRLPGA
- a CDS encoding M28 family peptidase produces the protein MRHLNAFTATAVLVLLTACASRPVSHPAPALSPAASGWQAAVTAIAAGGDNGGRGQAIVQRLDTLGIDWRRQDFEIDGFRGANLLADIGGPADAPVLLLGAHFDKVDAGDGVTDNASGSAVVLALAERFRQQPLVRHQVAIAFWDLEERGLLGSRAHIAQGSEQPVLYVNFDVFGWGDTLWMMTPDPDSPLTVSTRTAANAAGLGLTTGGQYPPTDHEAFLKAGWPANSYSLVDADEIAGILAMYKGDTPGQVPKVMEVIHSDGDTLAAVDPEAVARGIDVVEVALRNWDAEGGTTGAND
- a CDS encoding LysR substrate-binding domain-containing protein, yielding MYDLNDLYYFAMVVEHSGFAAAERALGIPKSRLSRRISQLETDMGVRLLQRSTRRFAVTDVGNSVYRHVQAMLAEAQAAREAVDRLSAEPRGVIRVSVPVSAAQQMMPKLLPEFLALHPKVRVQLHVTNRRVDVINEGIDVALRVRSRLDDDGSLVMRSFGQIQELLVASPDYLRKMGRPGDPDSLADHITLSMDEDEARQRWELHGPDGAVRRVEIKPRVAGFDFPMLMALAKQGVGITMLPETICSEAVRNGELEVVLPDWRLPQGIFHAVFASRRGMLPAVRVFIDFLAEKVPGLVEADRLQCVDIKGRPCSQEETLELARNAIPAKA